In Hymenobacter sublimis, a single genomic region encodes these proteins:
- a CDS encoding putative porin — MSEPLLFSLSQAPAVRFSDSAPVSCRVRRSHRPGLAAALLLGAGLLAGTAHAQVIDDSTKVRYGAHTTFILREADIFRGDTLGRMVDTTLTRLPQNRYWVHDSTYQQDLGNFGTASRRLLWEPNLQLGARLGRNVFDRYVRDAATVPYYDTRSPYTFFRFFQGNPYEQVFELSYARSVKKAFNVGFAYERFGSNKYLAVTSTQIGQVEHSNFLFFVRYQSPDDRYHALANFSTARHRAVEQGGIQPLPTDTLEGSDGRKIDLSRLFDYQREQVRLTNAVNRDSRDRVRLAHTYRLLGRGLTVFHVFDWNRQLNKYTDDRLVQQAGVVQFYPALLLSTAATDDRAEFRQLENTVGVMGNSNTVEYRLYGRQRTYSLVTRAAFGEPAVLGQALAERNGTQLFLGGTAAFRYRQFAIETAGELRPVTNITDSEYWARGIARLGPLSGELLLASYAPTLTEQELFGNHYRWNNDFSNTQVQQLRVRVAQQLSRHYLEAVGTVANISNLVYYNQQALPTQRGQAQQLTTLMARYRLNVGHVFFDNQATYTLGAEDDKQGIRVPKLVGTSRLYYQGYVFKKALLGQIGAQAYFQSRWKAYDYSPSTQQFYLQDHFTIRNTPLVDVFLSGDIKTVGVFLKMAYINQFLPQSGYYTTPYYVGLPRRFEFGIRWQFFN, encoded by the coding sequence TTGTCTGAACCACTGCTGTTTTCGTTGTCACAAGCACCTGCCGTCCGTTTTTCTGATTCCGCCCCGGTAAGCTGCCGGGTGCGCCGGTCGCACCGGCCGGGTTTGGCGGCGGCCCTGCTCCTGGGTGCGGGCCTGCTAGCCGGTACGGCCCATGCCCAGGTCATCGACGATTCTACGAAGGTGCGCTACGGGGCGCATACCACGTTCATTCTGCGGGAGGCCGATATTTTCCGGGGCGATACGCTGGGGCGCATGGTGGATACCACGCTCACGCGCCTACCCCAAAACCGCTACTGGGTGCACGACAGCACCTACCAGCAAGACCTGGGCAACTTCGGAACGGCCTCGCGCCGCCTACTCTGGGAGCCAAACCTGCAGCTAGGCGCCCGCCTCGGTCGCAACGTGTTCGACCGGTACGTGCGCGACGCCGCTACGGTGCCCTACTACGATACCCGCTCGCCCTACACCTTCTTCCGCTTTTTCCAGGGCAACCCCTACGAGCAGGTGTTCGAGCTGTCCTACGCGCGCAGTGTCAAGAAGGCCTTCAACGTAGGATTCGCCTACGAGCGGTTCGGCTCCAACAAGTACCTGGCCGTTACCAGCACCCAAATTGGGCAAGTGGAGCACAGCAACTTCCTGTTCTTCGTGCGCTACCAGTCGCCCGACGACCGGTACCACGCCCTAGCCAACTTCAGTACGGCCCGGCACCGGGCCGTGGAGCAGGGAGGCATTCAGCCCCTGCCCACCGATACGCTGGAGGGCTCTGACGGCCGAAAGATTGATTTGTCCCGGCTATTTGATTACCAGCGGGAACAGGTGCGCCTGACCAACGCCGTGAACCGTGACTCCCGCGACCGGGTGCGCTTAGCCCACACCTACCGTTTGCTGGGCCGGGGCCTCACCGTATTTCACGTGTTCGACTGGAACCGTCAACTCAACAAATACACCGATGACCGACTGGTGCAGCAGGCAGGCGTCGTACAGTTTTACCCGGCCCTGCTGCTAAGTACCGCCGCCACCGATGACCGGGCCGAATTTCGGCAGCTGGAAAATACGGTAGGGGTAATGGGCAACAGCAATACCGTAGAATACCGGCTGTACGGCCGTCAGCGCACGTATTCGCTGGTAACCCGCGCCGCTTTCGGTGAGCCAGCGGTGCTAGGACAAGCCTTGGCTGAACGTAACGGGACCCAGCTGTTTCTAGGTGGTACGGCGGCTTTTCGCTACCGGCAATTCGCCATTGAAACCGCCGGGGAGCTACGACCCGTCACCAACATTACGGACAGTGAGTACTGGGCCCGCGGCATTGCTCGGCTCGGGCCCCTGAGCGGAGAGCTGCTCCTGGCCAGTTATGCCCCTACACTCACGGAGCAAGAGTTGTTCGGCAACCACTACCGCTGGAACAACGATTTCAGCAACACCCAGGTGCAGCAGTTGAGGGTGCGAGTTGCCCAGCAGCTGAGCCGCCACTACCTGGAGGCCGTCGGGACCGTGGCCAACATCAGCAACCTGGTGTACTACAACCAGCAGGCCTTGCCTACCCAGCGGGGCCAGGCCCAACAGCTCACCACCCTGATGGCCCGCTACCGCCTCAACGTGGGGCATGTTTTCTTTGATAATCAGGCTACCTACACGCTGGGCGCTGAAGATGATAAGCAAGGCATTCGGGTGCCGAAGCTCGTGGGTACGTCTCGGCTGTACTATCAGGGGTACGTGTTCAAAAAAGCTTTGCTGGGCCAGATTGGCGCGCAGGCCTACTTCCAGTCCCGCTGGAAGGCCTACGACTACAGCCCCAGCACCCAGCAGTTCTACCTTCAGGACCATTTCACCATTCGGAACACGCCCCTGGTGGATGTGTTTCTGAGCGGGGACATCAAAACGGTAGGCGTATTTCTGAAGATGGCCTACATCAATCAGTTCCTGCCCCAGTCAGGCTACTACACTACCCCATATTATGTCGGCCTGCCCCGTCGCTTCGAGTTTGGCATCCGCTGGCAGTTCTTTAACTAA
- the lpxK gene encoding tetraacyldisaccharide 4'-kinase, whose amino-acid sequence MPSFLTLLLLPASWLYAGVMAVRNWLYRTGLKPRTSFAQVPVLNVGNLRVGGTGKTPHVAWLVTWLQSREQRPALLSRGYGRATRGYRLATAADSAATIGDEPLQQFRHFAEQVPVAVSEDRVAGIRQLLAQQPAVTAIVLDDAYQHRRVQPAFTMLLTEQARPFYEDYVLPAGRLRESRAGAVRADVVVVTKCAPQLSATIRQEITRRIRRYARPSVPVLFSCYEYGAPVPVTAGPLQLPGAEVVLLTGIAQPGPLLEHLRAAGYRVVHHASFPDHHVFQAEELHQLAAQLRPGQSVLTTQKDAARLLEPAVAAIVAAMPVFYIPIEVRFLADGETRLAELLTPYFQPYAVV is encoded by the coding sequence ATGCCTTCTTTCCTTACCCTGTTGCTGCTTCCCGCCAGCTGGCTGTATGCCGGTGTCATGGCCGTGCGCAACTGGCTGTACCGCACCGGGCTGAAGCCGCGCACTAGCTTTGCGCAGGTGCCCGTGCTGAACGTTGGTAATCTGCGGGTAGGGGGCACGGGCAAAACGCCCCACGTGGCCTGGCTGGTAACCTGGCTGCAGAGCCGGGAGCAGCGGCCAGCCCTGCTTAGTAGGGGCTACGGCCGCGCCACCCGCGGCTACCGCTTAGCCACGGCCGCCGACTCAGCCGCTACCATCGGCGACGAGCCCCTGCAGCAGTTCCGGCATTTCGCGGAGCAGGTACCGGTGGCCGTAAGCGAGGACCGGGTAGCCGGCATTCGGCAACTGCTGGCACAGCAACCCGCCGTTACGGCCATCGTGCTGGACGATGCCTACCAGCACCGGCGCGTGCAGCCGGCTTTCACCATGCTCCTCACGGAGCAGGCCCGGCCTTTTTACGAGGACTACGTGCTACCCGCCGGGCGGCTGCGCGAAAGCCGGGCCGGGGCCGTGCGGGCCGACGTAGTAGTGGTAACCAAGTGTGCGCCCCAGCTTTCCGCCACCATCCGGCAGGAAATAACCCGGCGCATCCGGCGCTACGCCCGCCCCAGCGTGCCTGTGCTGTTTTCCTGCTACGAGTACGGCGCGCCCGTGCCCGTGACGGCGGGCCCCTTGCAGCTGCCCGGAGCTGAGGTAGTACTGCTCACGGGCATTGCCCAGCCCGGGCCCTTGCTAGAGCATTTGCGGGCGGCGGGCTACCGGGTGGTGCATCACGCCAGTTTTCCCGACCACCACGTATTTCAGGCCGAGGAACTCCACCAACTAGCCGCGCAATTACGGCCGGGCCAAAGCGTTCTGACCACGCAGAAAGATGCGGCCCGCCTGCTAGAACCGGCCGTAGCTGCAATTGTGGCCGCTATGCCCGTATTTTACATTCCAATTGAAGTGCGGTTTCTGGCCGACGGGGAAACCCGGCTGGCCGAGCTGCTGACCCCGTACTTTCAGCCCTACGCTGTTGTCTGA
- a CDS encoding uracil-DNA glycosylase family protein: MSFSDRLLHFLTKFPSPPPLPDGVTAFSPYQEPTPRALFRQFAQQYYTGDQPRIALLGINPGRLGNGRTGIAFTDPVALAAWGIANELPRRREPSSEFIQAVVEAMGGPAAFYQHFFLGSLYPLVLLRNELNYNFYDSPAVTAALWPSIQHGLQQQVHEVGLARHAAICLGRRNGLYFNRLNEELQLFDQIHVLDHPRYLMQYKRKHLAENVARYVQVLRSIRNEELADAAPHICASPAAPPA, translated from the coding sequence ATGTCCTTTTCCGACCGGCTGCTGCATTTTCTGACGAAGTTCCCTTCGCCGCCACCGCTACCCGATGGGGTAACGGCCTTTAGCCCCTACCAGGAGCCGACGCCGCGGGCCTTGTTTAGGCAGTTTGCTCAACAGTATTATACTGGCGACCAACCCCGAATAGCGCTGCTGGGCATCAACCCCGGTCGCTTAGGTAACGGCCGCACCGGGATAGCCTTCACCGATCCGGTGGCGCTGGCCGCCTGGGGCATTGCCAACGAGCTGCCCCGCCGCCGGGAACCCTCCAGCGAGTTTATTCAGGCCGTAGTGGAAGCCATGGGCGGACCCGCGGCCTTTTATCAGCATTTCTTCCTAGGCTCCCTGTATCCGCTGGTGCTACTGCGCAACGAGTTGAATTACAACTTCTATGATTCACCGGCTGTGACGGCCGCGCTCTGGCCCAGTATCCAGCACGGGCTGCAACAACAGGTGCACGAGGTAGGGCTGGCGCGGCACGCGGCCATTTGCCTGGGCCGGCGCAACGGACTGTATTTCAACCGTCTGAATGAGGAGTTGCAGCTCTTCGACCAGATTCATGTGCTGGATCATCCACGGTATTTGATGCAGTACAAGCGTAAGCACCTGGCCGAGAACGTCGCGCGCTACGTGCAGGTGTTAAGGTCAATTAGGAATGAAGAATTAGCTGATGCCGCGCCCCATATTTGCGCGTCACCAGCGGCGCCACCCGCCTGA
- a CDS encoding Nif3-like dinuclear metal center hexameric protein, with protein MPTVQDLARVLERVAPLAYQESYDNAGLQCGNPQMEVRGVLIALDCTPAVVDEALRRGCNVVVAHHPLIFKPLKRLTGANEVEQTLLKAIRHDVALYAAHTNLDNVRQGVNRKLAEKLGLQNLRILDPKPGLLAKLITYVPPTHTQAVLDALYEAGAGQVGDYAGCSFRTEGIGTFTPGADTTPFIGQPQEPETVRENRVEVLLPLHLQGAALRALRQAHPYEEVAYEIIRLENVNQEVGSGMVGELPAPLNPQEFRQLLKTTLGVPVVKHTEFARPITRVALCGGAGSFLLGKARAAGADAYVTGDLKYHEYFGAEGQLLLCDVGHFESEQFTGEIFRDLLADNFGSTFALLIAETITNPVRYDF; from the coding sequence ATGCCTACCGTCCAAGACCTTGCCCGCGTGCTGGAGCGGGTCGCGCCCCTCGCCTACCAAGAATCCTACGACAATGCCGGCCTGCAGTGCGGCAACCCGCAGATGGAAGTTCGGGGCGTGCTGATTGCGTTGGACTGCACCCCAGCGGTAGTCGATGAGGCCCTACGCCGCGGCTGCAACGTGGTAGTGGCCCATCATCCGCTCATTTTTAAGCCTCTAAAACGCCTGACTGGGGCCAACGAGGTTGAGCAAACCCTGCTCAAGGCCATCCGGCACGACGTGGCCCTGTACGCGGCTCACACCAACCTCGACAACGTGCGCCAGGGTGTTAACCGCAAGCTGGCCGAAAAGCTGGGCCTGCAGAATCTGCGCATCCTCGACCCCAAGCCGGGGCTGCTGGCCAAGCTCATTACCTACGTGCCGCCTACCCACACCCAGGCCGTGCTCGACGCCCTGTATGAGGCCGGGGCTGGGCAGGTGGGCGACTACGCCGGATGCAGCTTCCGCACCGAGGGCATCGGCACCTTTACGCCCGGCGCCGACACCACTCCCTTTATTGGGCAGCCCCAGGAGCCCGAAACGGTACGCGAAAACCGGGTGGAAGTGCTCCTGCCCCTGCACCTGCAGGGCGCCGCGTTGCGGGCCTTGCGACAAGCCCACCCCTACGAGGAAGTAGCCTACGAAATTATCCGGCTCGAAAACGTAAACCAGGAAGTGGGTTCCGGCATGGTTGGGGAGCTGCCCGCGCCCCTGAACCCACAGGAGTTCCGCCAGCTGCTGAAAACGACCCTGGGTGTGCCCGTGGTTAAGCACACTGAGTTTGCTAGGCCCATTACCCGGGTAGCATTGTGCGGCGGGGCGGGCAGCTTTCTGCTGGGCAAAGCCCGCGCCGCCGGAGCTGATGCCTACGTTACCGGTGACCTGAAATACCACGAATATTTTGGGGCGGAAGGCCAGTTGCTGCTCTGCGACGTAGGTCATTTTGAGAGCGAGCAGTTTACCGGCGAAATTTTCCGGGATTTGCTTGCCGACAACTTTGGAAGTACTTTTGCGCTCTTAATTGCTGAGACCATCACCAACCCCGTCCGTTATGATTTCTAA
- a CDS encoding zinc ribbon domain-containing protein, whose protein sequence is MISNPSAETPVASKLEALLNLQRIDSQLDEIRRVRGDLPEEVRDLEDEIAGYEVRVGKFDEEIAALNDQIKQRKQNAKDADGLIKRYEDQQTNVRNNREYEAIAKEIELQKLEIQISEKKIKEAQYQIELKNTEISGTKQRLEERKKDLDNKKAELETIVGESESDEKKLMDERGNAVQPVEDRLLMAYTRIRGNVRNGLAVVTVKRDACGGCFNTVPPQRQADIIAHKKIIVCEHCGRVLADVEARNA, encoded by the coding sequence ATGATTTCTAATCCCTCCGCGGAAACCCCCGTTGCCAGTAAGCTGGAAGCCCTTCTGAACCTGCAGCGCATCGACTCGCAACTGGACGAAATCCGGCGCGTACGCGGCGACCTGCCCGAAGAGGTTCGTGACCTGGAGGATGAAATTGCGGGCTACGAGGTGCGCGTGGGCAAATTCGACGAGGAAATTGCCGCCCTCAACGACCAGATCAAGCAGCGCAAGCAGAACGCCAAGGATGCTGATGGCCTGATCAAGCGCTACGAAGACCAGCAAACCAACGTGCGCAACAACCGCGAGTACGAGGCTATTGCCAAGGAAATCGAGCTGCAGAAGTTGGAAATTCAGATTTCAGAAAAGAAGATCAAAGAAGCCCAGTACCAGATCGAGCTGAAGAACACCGAAATCAGCGGTACCAAGCAGCGCCTGGAAGAGCGGAAGAAAGACCTAGACAACAAGAAGGCCGAGCTGGAAACCATTGTAGGGGAAAGCGAATCCGACGAGAAAAAGCTCATGGACGAGCGCGGCAACGCCGTGCAGCCCGTGGAGGACCGCCTGCTGATGGCCTACACCCGTATCCGCGGCAACGTGCGCAACGGGCTGGCCGTGGTAACGGTTAAGCGCGACGCCTGCGGCGGCTGCTTTAACACCGTACCGCCCCAGCGCCAGGCCGACATCATTGCCCACAAGAAAATCATCGTGTGCGAGCACTGCGGCCGCGTACTCGCCGACGTAGAAGCTCGCAACGCGTAA
- a CDS encoding DUF3808 domain-containing protein, whose protein sequence is MPHPNADFHRLLLVCPVVFRQLLPGLLAVLLLVGRASGTSWPRQLTAAQQMEVAPEATSQTSLTAVQARAYVEVLKMRPTVAQQLLRAAAPTAAGTLLVQDCLSITELLVSQDASRYQVTIEAQTQRLKVLEKAAPGALPAYARAEIRLHQAAAQVVFGHEVQGAWSLRQSYQQMQQVVRQYPRYLPARKTLGMMQFFIGSLPESYRWFLKLLGLPGSVEAGLHNLRLAATQPNDFQLEARLILGLLEETYYKKPDAALELVEGLHRQQPDNLLISYLLISQHKKQHHTDAALAAYRTRPTGPDYLALPYLQHMAADLLLYQGQYAASLRANQQFLQQYRGQHYRKDAAFKLYLAAWLSGDAAAAEQYRQQIGRSGRTVLEEDNYAQRFFEDQLPLNKLLTRARLQIDGGYYRPALLTLNNFRPGAATPLRDRLEEPYRRARAWHLLGRPDSARLFYARTIALAGNAPYYFAPQSALQLGYLYQVEGQRNTAKVYFQKALAYPRHEYKNSTDTKAKLALKEVE, encoded by the coding sequence ATGCCCCACCCCAACGCGGACTTTCACCGCCTCCTGCTTGTGTGCCCCGTAGTTTTCCGGCAGTTGCTGCCGGGGTTGCTGGCCGTGCTGTTACTGGTCGGCAGGGCCAGTGGTACCTCGTGGCCGCGTCAGCTTACGGCAGCGCAGCAGATGGAAGTGGCCCCGGAGGCTACCTCGCAAACCAGCCTGACCGCCGTGCAGGCGCGGGCTTACGTTGAGGTGCTAAAGATGCGGCCCACCGTAGCCCAACAGCTGCTGAGAGCCGCCGCGCCAACTGCCGCGGGCACTCTGCTAGTGCAGGATTGCCTGAGCATTACGGAATTGCTTGTTAGCCAGGATGCCAGCCGCTATCAGGTCACAATAGAAGCTCAGACTCAGCGGTTGAAAGTGTTGGAGAAAGCCGCGCCGGGCGCGCTGCCAGCCTACGCCCGCGCCGAAATTCGGCTGCACCAAGCGGCGGCGCAGGTAGTGTTTGGCCATGAGGTGCAGGGAGCCTGGAGCCTGCGCCAGAGTTACCAGCAGATGCAGCAGGTAGTACGCCAGTACCCCCGGTACCTACCGGCGCGTAAAACGCTGGGCATGATGCAATTCTTTATCGGTTCGCTGCCGGAGTCGTACCGGTGGTTTCTGAAGTTGCTAGGGCTGCCGGGCAGCGTGGAGGCGGGACTGCACAACCTGCGCCTGGCCGCTACCCAGCCCAACGATTTTCAGTTGGAGGCGCGGCTGATTCTGGGCCTGCTGGAGGAAACGTACTACAAGAAGCCGGATGCGGCCCTGGAATTAGTCGAGGGCCTGCACCGCCAGCAGCCTGATAACCTGCTCATCAGCTACCTGCTCATTAGCCAGCATAAAAAGCAGCACCACACCGATGCAGCCCTGGCCGCTTACCGGACCCGCCCCACCGGGCCCGACTACCTGGCCCTACCTTACCTGCAGCACATGGCCGCCGACTTACTGCTTTATCAGGGCCAGTATGCCGCCTCGCTGCGGGCCAACCAGCAGTTTTTGCAGCAGTACCGGGGGCAGCACTACCGCAAGGATGCCGCCTTTAAGCTATACTTGGCCGCTTGGCTTAGTGGCGATGCGGCCGCCGCTGAGCAGTACCGCCAGCAGATTGGCCGCAGTGGGCGCACGGTGCTGGAGGAAGACAACTACGCCCAGCGTTTTTTCGAGGACCAGCTCCCGCTCAATAAACTCCTTACCCGCGCCCGCCTCCAGATTGATGGGGGCTACTACCGGCCCGCCTTGCTCACCCTCAACAACTTCCGGCCCGGCGCCGCTACCCCCCTGCGCGACCGGCTAGAGGAGCCTTACCGCCGGGCCCGGGCCTGGCACCTGCTCGGCCGCCCCGACTCGGCCCGTCTGTTTTATGCCCGCACCATTGCGCTGGCCGGGAATGCTCCTTACTACTTCGCCCCGCAATCGGCCCTGCAGCTGGGCTACCTCTACCAAGTGGAAGGGCAGCGTAACACGGCCAAAGTGTATTTCCAGAAAGCCCTGGCCTACCCCCGTCACGAGTACAAAAACAGCACCGATACCAAGGCCAAGCTGGCCCTGAAAGAGGTAGAGTAG
- a CDS encoding anthranilate synthase component I family protein has product MLSVPLSDLPIDFRARALRWAAGFAHCAYFESNELPYPGGGFRRLLAVARHAPTTPATLPELNEWLAGPATVAPRCGFITYDVKNEIEALHSRNEAGLSWPHLHFFQPDIWLTWQEDAVEIHAPQPADLYQQILATPLPASVAPQVPALRPRMLRPAYLAAVEAIREDILNGEVYELNLCQEFYAENVPLDPVDMFWRLNTASPTPFAGFYRHHDHFLLCASPERFLRRQGSTLLSQPIKGTIRRGPTAAQDEQQRQTLLHDEKERAENLMIVDLVRNDLARVAQPGTVQVPELFGLYPFRHVWQMISTVQAQVRADLGLAEALRATFPMGSMTGAPKVRAMQLIEEYEYSRRGLYSGSIGYVLPSGDFDLNVVIRSLQYRADTGYLSFQVGSAITYDSVPEREYEECLLKAQALLEVLQVKL; this is encoded by the coding sequence GTGCTTTCCGTCCCGCTTTCTGATCTGCCGATAGACTTTCGCGCCCGTGCCCTACGCTGGGCCGCCGGGTTTGCGCACTGTGCTTACTTCGAGTCGAACGAGTTACCCTACCCCGGCGGCGGCTTCCGCCGGCTGCTGGCCGTAGCCCGCCACGCGCCGACTACCCCAGCTACCTTGCCGGAGCTGAATGAGTGGCTGGCGGGGCCCGCTACTGTGGCCCCGCGTTGCGGCTTTATTACCTACGATGTCAAAAACGAAATAGAAGCCCTGCACAGCCGCAATGAGGCCGGTTTATCCTGGCCGCACCTGCATTTCTTCCAGCCCGATATCTGGCTGACCTGGCAGGAAGACGCCGTGGAGATTCACGCCCCGCAGCCGGCCGACCTCTACCAACAGATTCTCGCTACCCCTTTGCCTGCTTCCGTCGCCCCGCAGGTACCCGCGCTCCGCCCCCGCATGCTTCGGCCCGCGTATCTGGCGGCGGTGGAAGCTATCCGGGAGGACATTCTTAACGGGGAAGTGTACGAGCTGAACCTGTGTCAGGAGTTTTACGCCGAAAACGTGCCGCTGGACCCGGTGGATATGTTCTGGCGCCTTAATACCGCCTCGCCTACTCCCTTCGCCGGCTTCTATCGTCACCACGACCATTTTCTGCTGTGTGCCTCGCCCGAACGGTTTCTGCGGCGGCAGGGCAGCACGCTGCTTTCCCAGCCCATCAAAGGCACCATCCGGCGTGGGCCGACGGCGGCCCAGGACGAGCAGCAGCGCCAGACCTTGCTTCACGACGAAAAGGAGCGGGCTGAGAACCTGATGATTGTGGACCTAGTCCGCAACGACCTGGCCCGGGTGGCCCAGCCCGGCACCGTGCAGGTCCCTGAGTTATTCGGCCTCTACCCCTTCCGCCACGTCTGGCAGATGATTTCTACGGTGCAGGCCCAGGTCCGGGCAGACCTGGGCCTGGCGGAAGCCCTGCGCGCTACTTTTCCCATGGGCTCCATGACCGGGGCGCCTAAGGTCCGGGCCATGCAGCTTATCGAGGAGTACGAATACAGCCGCCGGGGCCTCTACAGCGGCAGCATCGGCTACGTACTACCCTCCGGCGACTTCGACCTGAACGTGGTAATCCGCAGCTTGCAGTACCGCGCCGACACTGGCTACCTCAGTTTCCAGGTCGGCTCCGCTATTACCTACGACTCGGTACCAGAGCGCGAATACGAAGAATGCCTGCTCAAAGCCCAAGCCCTGCTAGAAGTGCTACAGGTGAAGTTGTGA
- the miaB gene encoding tRNA (N6-isopentenyl adenosine(37)-C2)-methylthiotransferase MiaB: MSQPLITLDFLDTPALPVPAVDAATHAHEPSGEVRVNPATRTGRTRKLYIESYGCQMNFSDSEIVSSILFEQGFDTTEELEGADLVLLNTCSIREKAEQTVRMRLSQINGHKKRNPGLLVGVLGCMAERLKSKFLEEEKLVDLVVGPDAYRDLPQLIQQVDGGQKAVNVLLSREETYADITPVRLNSNGITAFISIMRGCDNMCSFCVVPFTRGRERSRDAHSIVQEARDLVAQGYKEVTLLGQNVDSYKWASEDGLEHVNFAQLLERVALVSPELRVRFSTSHPKDITDEVLYTMARHENICKYIHLPAQSGNSRVLKLMNRTYDRPWYEDRVQAIRRILGEDCAISTDMISGFCSETEAEHQDTLSLMEYVKYDMAYMFFYSERPGTLAARKLEDDVPLEVKKRRLAEVIALQQQHSRQRNLRGVGKVHQVLVENFSKRSQEHLSGRNSQNQVVIFPKKHYKKGDYVNVLVHESTTNTLLGEAV; the protein is encoded by the coding sequence ATGTCCCAACCGCTGATTACCCTCGATTTTCTCGATACCCCCGCCCTGCCCGTGCCTGCCGTAGACGCGGCTACTCATGCCCACGAGCCCTCGGGCGAAGTGCGCGTGAATCCGGCCACCCGCACGGGTCGCACCCGCAAGCTTTATATCGAAAGCTACGGCTGCCAGATGAACTTCTCCGATTCCGAAATTGTGTCTAGCATCCTGTTTGAGCAGGGCTTCGATACCACAGAGGAGTTGGAAGGGGCTGACTTGGTGCTGCTGAACACTTGCTCCATCCGGGAAAAAGCTGAGCAGACCGTGCGCATGCGCCTGTCCCAGATTAATGGCCATAAAAAGCGTAACCCCGGCCTGCTGGTAGGCGTGCTGGGCTGCATGGCGGAGCGGCTGAAAAGCAAGTTTTTGGAAGAGGAAAAGCTAGTGGACCTCGTTGTCGGTCCCGATGCCTACCGCGACCTGCCCCAGCTGATTCAGCAGGTGGACGGCGGCCAGAAAGCCGTGAACGTGCTGCTGAGTCGGGAAGAAACCTACGCCGACATTACCCCGGTGCGCCTGAACAGCAACGGCATTACGGCCTTTATCAGCATCATGCGCGGCTGCGACAACATGTGCTCCTTTTGCGTGGTGCCCTTCACCCGGGGCCGGGAGCGGAGCCGCGACGCCCACAGCATCGTGCAGGAAGCCCGCGACCTGGTGGCCCAGGGCTACAAGGAAGTTACCCTATTGGGTCAGAACGTAGACTCCTACAAGTGGGCTTCTGAGGATGGTCTGGAGCACGTGAACTTTGCTCAGCTACTGGAGCGCGTGGCCCTGGTAAGCCCCGAGCTGCGGGTGCGCTTCTCTACCTCCCACCCCAAGGACATTACCGACGAGGTGCTCTACACCATGGCCCGTCACGAGAACATCTGCAAGTACATTCACCTGCCGGCCCAGAGCGGTAACTCGCGGGTGCTCAAGCTGATGAACCGCACCTACGACCGGCCGTGGTACGAGGATCGGGTGCAGGCCATCCGCCGGATTCTGGGCGAGGACTGCGCCATCAGCACCGACATGATTTCGGGCTTCTGCTCCGAAACTGAAGCAGAGCACCAGGATACGCTGAGTTTAATGGAGTACGTGAAATATGACATGGCTTACATGTTCTTTTACTCCGAGCGCCCCGGTACCCTGGCCGCCCGCAAGCTGGAAGATGATGTGCCGCTGGAGGTGAAAAAGCGCCGCCTGGCCGAGGTCATTGCCCTGCAGCAGCAGCACAGCCGCCAGCGCAACCTGCGCGGGGTAGGCAAAGTGCACCAAGTGCTGGTCGAGAACTTCTCCAAGCGCAGCCAGGAGCACCTAAGCGGCCGCAACAGCCAGAACCAAGTGGTTATCTTCCCCAAGAAGCACTACAAGAAGGGCGACTACGTGAACGTGCTCGTGCACGAATCCACGACCAATACGCTGCTGGGCGAGGCGGTATAA